Genomic window (Zingiber officinale cultivar Zhangliang chromosome 2B, Zo_v1.1, whole genome shotgun sequence):
tattaaaattataaaagttCCAGAAAGGTTTGTTTAATTTCTTGCAGggttattcacccctctctagtcAGCCGTCAAGGGTTctataattagtatcagagcgaggacgttTCAGGAGGATTAACTGTCGATCGAAGCAAAAGAGATGGTCAtgccaagcatctacccgccatcatttgagggggagttcttaTTCTGGaaacgaaaaatggaggtatttttttaaaataattttgatataatgttttctatgaaatttgattttgatgtcCCCAAaagtaaagatggaaaagaactcgAGGAGCATCTTTGGACTTAGAAGCAGCGCGACAAATTCATAGCAAATGGTAAGGTCAAGTTCCACCTACTGAGTGTTCTTCCTACTCAAGAACTCGACAAAATCGGCAACTATCAAAGCGCAAAAAAAGTTTGGGAAAATTTCTTGGAGCTCTACGAAAAATCAACAAAAGAAGAATCTGATTATGCTATGGATACCGACTCGTCTTCAAAAGTATTCGGATCTGAGGAGATCACCGGAACAACATTAATTACCGAGTACATACCCAAAGATGATGAAAGCAcctctgaaatgagcatcgagagcatcaataaaGGGGGAGACACTGCAAAAGAAAGCAGTAATGAAAGGGAAGCGTCTACAGATGAATATATggtaagtcaggtaagtaagttTCCTGCAGAGCAATTATTTAAAATTGTGCAAATACTAAGTAAATCATTATATAAAAAGAGAACAAAGTATATAAAGTCAAAGAAAGAGCATGCATGCCTAAAAGaagaatttgaaaaactaataaatgaaaatataaaattaaaagataaaattgaaagGTTAGAAAAAGATGATTCATGATCAAATTTTCTACATGCTAatgatagaaattttaaatatgatcGTGGACTTAATTAGCATTTTAAATTTCATAAAGGTCAAGTTAGAAGAATATCTCAAAAACATATTCCGaataaatttttgattaatccaattggaaggaacttatattggattccaaaatcatgcttaaactgaTTAATCGTTATGCAAGCGTTACTTTTATTTTGATTTCACATTCttgcttagaattatcaaataaatagttctgcataatttctattaaaaattaattaaaattatttttttataagaaaGAGAATTTCAGTATTCATctacagaaaaattttcaaatgttTTTAACCATTGTgctatttttctatattttttacaaaattcatattattcaatttacaaaatattttgtagtgctaatttttgtaaaaatttatttttctatgaaacttTATCTTTTTCTCTATCTACAAAAATTTTCCTAAAATTTTTTGATCGTTGATaaaatttttatgaattatttatccaaatgcaGATTTTTAgcatgaaatttttttaaaaaaaatcaattctctaaattttttttttttttgaaaaattacttactATTATACATTCTTAGAAAATATTTCACGATTTTTTGAGGTTAATAACTattgttaattatttttttagaaaatatgaatttatgctgaaataaatttatttatacttaaaataatttttaatctttggtgaaaaaatttaaattctttttaaatatgTTTGTTCAActgttataaaatttattaaaaaaatttaagtctaaaaatacttttttaattaaaacaaaaacgtCTTTATCTCAAATTTAAAAGTTCATTCTTTTGGATATCAGTCAgttttttttaacccttagattctatttcaaattattttcttgGACTATCCCATTTTagtatgatcaaagggggagaattagtgaagtctagggggaggtaaatttttttttttattattttggacTTGCAAAattcattattatttttgtttggtttaccctaacttaacttggggttgctcacatcaaaaagaagaaaattataaGTACCCCGTGGAAGTTTAGATGTGATCAAACCAAGTtgagttaggtcctattatattttgatgtcctatgtctaagtgtataggaacttaggagcacaggaagtcgagcgaaagatgtaactagcgagaaggatgacacgagagaaagtcgacgggctcggtgcgtccgagagacgaagCGCTGccgaagagtacgctggcggatgagaaggaggcgttcggcgtttccgagggacgagaagacggagcggaagattgctcgagaagaccgaagaTAAGTTCGGGTAAGCTCTATTCTGGGtaacgaaatcacccaagcaagtggaaccggagcgaaagacccgaaCCAAtgcgagtggtatcagagcggaagactaagactgaaagtcaacaaaatgttgacttttttatccaagcacccggacctggtccaggcgcccggacttgaAATCTCAGCCAAAGGCAACGTGGCGCATTCTGTTGTGacgggaataaagttttatccttctcTAGGCGGCTGGAACTCTTCTAGGTGCCCCGACCAGAACTATAAATCCTAGTAGCttgaacaacacttgtaaatgcttctctttttgttctactacttgtttgtaagtcattaacgttgtaagaggctacttttCCTCAAGGAGTCTTTTTAGTGATCTTTaactgtcttggattagtaatcccctgattgtaaaccaagtaaaatatctatgctctttttctttaattagtttcttaattttttctatgcaagtgtttgttttattaaaactataaaaGTTCGAGAAAAGTTTGTTTAATTTCGTGCAAggatattcaccctcctctagttagccgccaagggtcctataGTATATGATTTTCTCCTTTTCATGGATCTTTTAGAAGGATCTAGTTAGTTTTTCTGCTGCCCTTTCTGCGTATTTAGCGCTCTAGATTCTAACAGGCATAATTGTGTCTTTTGTAGCTAACACAAGGGCAATTCTAGAGTCGGACGTGATCTAGTCGTGCCTTCCAACATGATCGTGTCCAGCACCATTTTTACGACTTGAGAGTCACACGGCCAAGTTAAGTTTTTTAACAAATTGTGGTTTGTGGGCGACGCCCTAGTATTTTTGGAAAGCCATGACAAAATTGGTCGGTTTTGAGGGCTATAAAAGGCCCCAAGGGTCTCATGTTTGTGTGAGGAAATGTTTTCCTTGATAAGAAATCCTAGGAGAGTCGTTCCCAAGGAGCTGTCAAATATTCAATCCACCATCGAGCTTGGAGTTCATCTGAGTATTctcttctctttttctccttgattTTGAGTTGTAAAATATCTTCTTTCATGTCTTTGCATTGTCACTCTATCTATGTAAAATAGTTCTCTAAATCCTACAATAAGGGAGTAGCCCAATTAATTTACATTCATTTAATATCCATTcatctttttttttatcataaaacaTGTCGATCCATTATCTAGTCTTATTGTATATACATGACTATGACACTAATATGCATTTTTTATCCAACGGGATATAGAAAATGACCGAAGGTAAATCCAACTTTCCAACCCATAAAAACAGACTCGAGGAGTTGTTCACGAATGTAATTGAAAACCTCACGAAGACAACATCCGATCCACTAGAAGTATTTGACCAGGACGAACTCAAAAGTCAGCCCAGCCCATCCCATCCCTTCATCTCAATCGGATCAAGAATAATGACAAATAACAAAAGCTGGATTGGATATCCTTGTAaattgcaaaataataaaacacaaaTATGGAAGAACCCGTTGCTAGGAGGGTTGAAGTAAATCAAATGAGAGATTAAGAACAATCTTTTCTTTCAATAGGCAACCCCTCACAATAAATCTACCACACCCTTTAATCCAACAAGAAGAATGAAAGCCAACTAAAACAAGTCCAGATATTACAGGGAAACACAGGTAGCAAAATAGCAAGTCTTCTTCTCAACGCTGCGTATAGAGAGACAGAAATTAAGCAAAAGCCAGGCATGCACTAAGGCTATTCGACATTGCAAGGGCGTCAAGAGACAGAGTCAATGCCCGAACCACCACCATTGCTCCGTACCAAGGAACAGGGACTCCCTCGCCACCGAGCAAAGGCTTCATTATTCGGCTCGCGGTTCGTTCTTGACTCAACCCATGGCCGTGCCTATGTGCACTGTCGACTAGGCCTCGCAGTTGAGAGCCGCCTTGATCTTCTGGACGGTGCAGGAAATGAGGTTGTTGACCGTTTCCACTGACTCCACCGTCAGCTTGGCCGTCGGCTGGCTGTTCACCAGGATCTGGAACGCCACCGTCAGCAGGGAGCCGTCCTGTGGCTTCAAGCCACCGCTGCCGCCGTCAGGGAGGATGGCGAAGCCGGAAGGGAGGAGGGCGACGTAGGCTGAGTCGCCTCCGTTCATGACTAGGTGCATCGCCGGAATGTCCACCGGCGCATACACCACCAGCGAGCTGGACGCGTCAGTGCAGGTCTCCTGCAGGATCAGCATGCTGCTCTGGTTTGCGTTTGCCGCCTGCATAGTAAATCAGAGAGTCCTAATTAGAAACATGGATTACTGACAGAATTTAGAATGGTTACCCAGATCAAACGCATCTCCAAGATAATTTCTTTAATGATCAAGATTCGAAATGAAGATCTGATTCATGCCAgcagattatatttttcaactataataatatattataaaataaatcaacATGTCTAAGATGCTTCGAACAGTAAGAATCAAGTGTGGTGCTTGCTGCAGATCACAACAGCACACGTCTCTTATCTTTGTCaatgatctttttttttttattctaagaAATTGAAATTCTTGGTTATGCCACCGACCTTGATGCACAAAACAAAGCGAAAATAATGGAAGTGGAGAGCTAAGATACTGACGCTGGCACGGAGAAGTGAGACAGCGTTGCCGGCGTTCTGCCCCTTGGCTATGTGAGCCATCTCCTGCATGGGCCCGCCGTTGGAGAGGATGTCCCACTGGCTCCGCTGCTGCTCGTCGCGGAGGAAGTCAAATAGCCGCTGCGGCGAGACCGGCAGCCACACTGCGGTGGCGGCGCTCAGCACCACCCCCGGAGGCTCCCCGGGGTCCGCCACGCTCTGCCTCGTCATCACCCGCACATCCTCGCCGATATTCACCCCGCCGCCCAGCTTGCTCCACTCGCGCGCAGACGACGCGCACACCCCCGCGCAGAAGTTCTCCGTCATCCTCTGCGCCAGCTTCAGCATGCTCCGCCTCCCCGCCGGCATGATCGCTGTATGGATGGAGGGACAgaacaggaaaaaaaaaactccagCATTTCTTCAAACACTCATTGTGCATGCGTTTGAAACATGTCGGTAATCAATCAAACTGACCTGCTGTGCTGTCATCGGCGGGAATGGAGGAGGACATGAGAATGGCGAGGGACTGGCACTGGCGTTGGAGGGTGGCGAGCCAGCGGCGGGCGCCGAGGGCGAGGCCGGAACGCAGCAGCGGGCGGTACAGCGGATGGATCATGACCTCGTCGTACTCGGCATGCTCCACCCACGTGACCTGCATGCCACACCGTCGTCGTTAGCACATTAATACCCCCCCTGTCTACTTGCCTGCGCGTCACAGCGAACCCTACCAATGCACGTTATCACCGCAGGACGCTTGTTATCTCTATTTCTCCGAAAGCCAAAAAGCCAAAAGCTTTGACTATCGGCAACGGTGCAAGAAGCATCGATATCCGGAACGAAGGAAAAAACGTGTGAATGCGAAACAAATACCCTACTGAACTCTATCGGGACTGCTGGGCCTTCCGGCTAATGCGCGACTGCGAGATGACCTAGCGATAATAAACTAAGGAGAAGAAGCCAAAACATGTCATGGAAGCTGGGAATAGAAACAACGGCGCTAATCGAGACGGAGACTGATTAATGCATTGAATAAGAGGGAGAGGGACGCGACTGACGAGCGATTCCATTTCTTTAATGGTGATTAATCATTAATGAATCCTGGGCAAAAGACTTGGGGTGCATGGTTGGATTAAACAATGCCGGAAAGCATGAGCTTGGGAATTGAATGCGAACGGACAGGGAGAGGCCTGGTCGCCGCGATCTCGAGACGGGGAAAGAAGCATCTAAATCTCCAATTACGATGCAGGAGAAATAATAGTGTATTGGGCTTGACTTCCATGGACCATGGAGgagtgaggaagaagagggagagattgAATACGTGCCTTGGAGTAGCCATTGGGCGTGTCTTGCACCACGCAGCCAGAGGGGAGCCTGCGGCACTTCAGTTGGTCGCCTTTGGTCGCGTCGACCGAGACATCGACGATGGCCCAGGCGCCATCGGTGAGCTGCTTGCAGAAGCGAAGGAACTGGACCTCGCGAACAGGGACCAAGGGAGACAGCACTTGCAGCTCTGCGTGCATCTGGAAAAACACCAAAGCATCAGACTCCATCGATGTTGCTTAAGCAAATGATACTGCAGATGAGATGATCCTTTGTACTCACAAGCTGGAGGACGCCATTTTTAGTCCCGCCCACTCCGACGGAGATCACGTCGGCAGTGGTCGTTCTTGCGATCACCGAAGGGAACATATCTGCCCATCGACTCTGCTCATGAAATCCAACAACAATTTAACACGCAAAAATCAGTTTAGACATTGATGATCTCTAATAGAGCAGCATATTGAATGATTAGCTTACGGCGTCCATGAGAGTCTCAACGAGGGCGGAGCTGTTGATGACGACGACGCCCGTCTCCCTCGAGGCCTCGGAGACGAAACCGGGAGGCCTCGGCCCGAGGCACCGCGCGAAGCACTGATCGTACATGTCGTAGTTTAGCGTCTCCCTCCCGGTGTTCGAGCATAGCACCCACAGCGGCTCCTCCATCTCTGCCATCTTTACCAGTTCTTCGACGGCGGCAAGTGCAAGCTCCAGGAACACATACCTCTCCTGCGATTTCTCCACTCCGCTGAAAGCCGCTCCACCACCGGCGATAGCTCTTGTTGGAGACATAACGGTGCTCAGGGGCGGCACGGAGGCAAGACCGTTTGCGAGCTCTAAAGACGAGTTTGGAATGAAGGGGAGAGACGGCGGCGGCAAGGTAGAGAGGTTCGAGATAGGCTTGCCGAGGAACTTCCCGACGAGAGCACAGACCCGGTCGAGCTCGTCCTTGAGGCGAACGTTCTCCACCCGTAGATGTTGCTCCTCGAGGGAGATCTCGCCGAGCACTGCCGGACCACCGCAGTTGCAGCACATCGGGTTCCTCATCGCCTCCCTGATCGACAAGTTCTCCGCTCGAAGCTTGTCGTTCTC
Coding sequences:
- the LOC122046946 gene encoding homeobox-leucine zipper protein ROC5-like isoform X1, coding for MSFGGLFDGGNGGGAHLVADMAYGTSARAITHPSVLSPPLHLSSMFSSPGLSLALQTNLTARGDQNSEPVAGGIGSGELDSARRNKEDENDSKSGSDNLDGGSGDDLELENPRKKKRYHRHTPKQIQELEALFKECPHPDEKQRMELSKRLCLEPRQVKFWFQNRRTQMKTQIERHENAILRQENDKLRAENLSIREAMRNPMCCNCGGPAVLGEISLEEQHLRVENVRLKDELDRVCALVGKFLGKPISNLSTLPPPSLPFIPNSSLELANGLASVPPLSTVMSPTRAIAGGGAAFSGVEKSQERYVFLELALAAVEELVKMAEMEEPLWVLCSNTGRETLNYDMYDQCFARCLGPRPPGFVSEASRETGVVVINSSALVETLMDASRWADMFPSVIARTTTADVISVGVGGTKNGVLQLMHAELQVLSPLVPVREVQFLRFCKQLTDGAWAIVDVSVDATKGDQLKCRRLPSGCVVQDTPNGYSKVTWVEHAEYDEVMIHPLYRPLLRSGLALGARRWLATLQRQCQSLAILMSSSIPADDSTAAIMPAGRRSMLKLAQRMTENFCAGVCASSAREWSKLGGGVNIGEDVRVMTRQSVADPGEPPGVVLSAATAVWLPVSPQRLFDFLRDEQQRSQWDILSNGGPMQEMAHIAKGQNAGNAVSLLRASAANANQSSMLILQETCTDASSSLVVYAPVDIPAMHLVMNGGDSAYVALLPSGFAILPDGGSGGLKPQDGSLLTVAFQILVNSQPTAKLTVESVETVNNLISCTVQKIKAALNCEA
- the LOC122046946 gene encoding homeobox-leucine zipper protein ROC5-like isoform X2, with protein sequence MSFGGLFDGGNGGGAHLVADMAYGTSARAITHPSVLSPPLHLSSMFSSPGLSLALTNLTARGDQNSEPVAGGIGSGELDSARRNKEDENDSKSGSDNLDGGSGDDLELENPRKKKRYHRHTPKQIQELEALFKECPHPDEKQRMELSKRLCLEPRQVKFWFQNRRTQMKTQIERHENAILRQENDKLRAENLSIREAMRNPMCCNCGGPAVLGEISLEEQHLRVENVRLKDELDRVCALVGKFLGKPISNLSTLPPPSLPFIPNSSLELANGLASVPPLSTVMSPTRAIAGGGAAFSGVEKSQERYVFLELALAAVEELVKMAEMEEPLWVLCSNTGRETLNYDMYDQCFARCLGPRPPGFVSEASRETGVVVINSSALVETLMDASRWADMFPSVIARTTTADVISVGVGGTKNGVLQLMHAELQVLSPLVPVREVQFLRFCKQLTDGAWAIVDVSVDATKGDQLKCRRLPSGCVVQDTPNGYSKVTWVEHAEYDEVMIHPLYRPLLRSGLALGARRWLATLQRQCQSLAILMSSSIPADDSTAAIMPAGRRSMLKLAQRMTENFCAGVCASSAREWSKLGGGVNIGEDVRVMTRQSVADPGEPPGVVLSAATAVWLPVSPQRLFDFLRDEQQRSQWDILSNGGPMQEMAHIAKGQNAGNAVSLLRASAANANQSSMLILQETCTDASSSLVVYAPVDIPAMHLVMNGGDSAYVALLPSGFAILPDGGSGGLKPQDGSLLTVAFQILVNSQPTAKLTVESVETVNNLISCTVQKIKAALNCEA